The Candidatus Nanopelagicales bacterium genome has a segment encoding these proteins:
- a CDS encoding sucrase ferredoxin has product MTSCRAASAAVGEPLLGSALTESKLLIVEQPGPWGRDATFENRMARAPADSLRAFASDPTARLLMARRGRDFATEGMRHWWRVDATPTAVSATSGMLPASDPLTPDALAGNSPAAQILFICTNSKRDRCCAEVGRKLFRALCDARVWQISHIKGHRFAPTALRLSDGIMLGRLTTDAARDALEGRHLAASIVRGRIGRSAGEQVAEWDVMTSAGVPLADLSTRATPEGVVVSTSARRWLVELREHRSAPRPPSCGSAAEPATFFTSERITELGPVPS; this is encoded by the coding sequence GTGACCTCCTGCCGCGCGGCGAGCGCAGCCGTCGGCGAACCCCTGCTCGGTTCGGCCCTCACCGAATCAAAGCTGCTGATCGTGGAGCAACCCGGACCATGGGGTCGGGATGCGACCTTCGAGAACCGCATGGCGCGAGCACCAGCGGATTCGCTCAGGGCATTCGCCAGCGATCCGACTGCTCGCCTGCTCATGGCCCGACGAGGACGTGATTTCGCGACCGAGGGGATGCGCCATTGGTGGCGAGTCGATGCGACACCCACAGCGGTTTCAGCGACATCCGGCATGCTTCCGGCCAGCGATCCACTGACGCCCGATGCCCTGGCCGGAAACTCCCCCGCTGCCCAGATTCTGTTCATCTGCACGAACTCCAAGCGGGACAGATGTTGCGCTGAAGTCGGCAGGAAGCTCTTCCGCGCGCTGTGCGACGCCCGGGTCTGGCAGATCTCCCACATCAAGGGCCACAGATTCGCCCCCACAGCGCTTCGGCTCAGCGACGGGATCATGTTGGGCCGACTCACCACGGACGCGGCCCGCGATGCGCTTGAGGGACGCCATCTCGCTGCGAGCATCGTCCGCGGCCGGATCGGGCGCTCCGCCGGGGAGCAAGTGGCCGAATGGGATGTCATGACCAGCGCTGGAGTCCCCCTGGCCGACCTGAGCACGCGTGCTACGCCAGAAGGCGTAGTAGTTTCGACTTCGGCGCGGCGATGGCTAGTCGAGCTGCGCGAGCATCGATCCGCACCGCGCCCGCCGTCCTGCGGCAGTGCCGCGGAGCCAGCCACGTTCTTCACGAGTGAGCGCATCACCGAGCTGGGGCCGGTCCCGTCCTAG
- a CDS encoding DNA topoisomerase (ATP-hydrolyzing), with amino-acid sequence MTRSRTPSQAPRVVDVDVTEEMQGSFLEYAYSVIYSRALPDARDGLKPVQRRILYQMAEMGLRPDRGHVKSARVVGEVMGKLHPHGDGAIYDALVRMAQAFTLRLPMVDGHGNFGSLDDGPAAMRYTECRMAAPALEMTRSLDENVVDFVSNYDGRETEPTVLPAAIPNLLVNGASGIAVGMATNMPPHNLGETVAAARHLLSHPDAKLTDLMRMIPGPDLPTGGIVVGLDGIRQAYATGKGSFRMRATTRVEQVSARGKGIVVTSLPYSVGPERVIERIKDLVIQKKLTGISGLADLTDAEHGLRLVVQTKAGFNPEAVLAQLFRLTPLEEQFSINNVALVDGRPRQVGLIELLQVFLDHRIDVVRRRSSHRRARARERLHLVEGLLVAILDIDEVIAIIRGSDDTAQARHRLMAAFELSDEQTTYILDMPLRRLTKFSRLELETEASDLRGRIEELDAVLGDEKRLRALVAAELTAVADKHANPRRTVLLESEGGVAEPEAPLEVADAPCWVLLSNTGTLARTSGAEPPGRDGPRASHDCIVSAARASTRGHVGLVTSDGFVHRLPVIELPGLPATDGAPTLAGGVPLGALLDLSGSSRPVGLVSLSDESLGLALATRSGLIKRVAPNGPASKDLWDVIRLSDGDDVVGVADVGSDSDELVFVSTSGQLLRFPAQSVRTQGRSAAGMAGIKLGPGDQVVFFGVIPAGQDPVVASVSGTSTVLAGTSPGRAKVTPMDAYPSKGRGTGGVRCHKFRSDEDTLLKAWVGLGPVRAATASGAPIEMPDIDPRRDGSGTLLDEAVADIGGSVS; translated from the coding sequence ATGACACGTTCGCGGACCCCGTCGCAAGCTCCACGCGTAGTCGACGTCGACGTCACCGAAGAGATGCAGGGTTCATTCCTTGAGTACGCGTACTCGGTCATCTACTCCCGCGCTCTGCCAGACGCGCGCGATGGTCTCAAGCCCGTTCAGAGGCGGATCTTGTACCAGATGGCGGAGATGGGATTGCGCCCTGACCGCGGTCACGTGAAATCTGCCCGCGTGGTTGGCGAGGTAATGGGCAAGCTCCACCCGCACGGCGATGGCGCTATCTATGACGCGCTCGTCCGAATGGCCCAGGCATTCACGCTGCGGCTACCGATGGTCGACGGCCACGGCAACTTCGGGTCGCTGGACGACGGCCCCGCCGCGATGCGCTACACCGAATGCCGGATGGCGGCACCCGCGCTGGAGATGACACGGTCTTTGGATGAAAACGTCGTTGACTTCGTGTCCAACTACGACGGCCGCGAGACGGAGCCGACCGTGCTGCCAGCCGCCATCCCCAACCTGCTGGTGAACGGGGCATCTGGAATCGCGGTCGGCATGGCGACGAACATGCCGCCGCACAACCTTGGCGAAACCGTGGCTGCCGCACGCCATCTGCTATCGCACCCGGACGCCAAGCTGACCGATCTCATGCGAATGATCCCCGGCCCCGATTTGCCGACCGGTGGCATCGTCGTTGGGCTCGATGGCATCCGCCAGGCCTACGCGACCGGAAAGGGCAGCTTCCGGATGCGAGCGACGACGCGGGTCGAGCAGGTATCAGCTCGCGGCAAGGGAATCGTGGTTACGTCGCTGCCCTACTCGGTTGGCCCCGAGCGAGTGATCGAACGCATCAAAGACCTAGTGATCCAGAAGAAGCTGACCGGGATCTCCGGGCTCGCCGACCTCACCGACGCCGAGCACGGCCTGCGCTTGGTAGTACAGACCAAGGCCGGGTTCAATCCCGAGGCGGTGCTGGCGCAGCTATTCCGACTCACGCCGCTAGAGGAACAGTTCTCCATCAACAACGTCGCCCTCGTCGACGGACGACCCCGCCAGGTTGGGCTCATCGAGCTTCTCCAAGTGTTTCTGGACCATCGCATCGACGTGGTCAGGCGCCGCTCTTCGCACCGACGAGCACGGGCCCGCGAGCGTCTTCATCTGGTCGAGGGGCTGCTGGTAGCGATCCTGGACATTGACGAGGTCATCGCGATCATCCGTGGCAGTGACGACACCGCGCAGGCCCGGCACCGGCTCATGGCGGCTTTCGAGCTGTCCGATGAGCAGACCACGTACATCCTCGACATGCCGCTGCGAAGACTGACGAAGTTCTCCAGGCTGGAACTGGAGACCGAAGCCAGCGACCTGCGCGGGCGGATAGAGGAACTCGACGCGGTCCTGGGCGATGAGAAGCGACTGCGGGCGCTCGTCGCCGCGGAACTGACCGCCGTCGCCGACAAGCACGCGAACCCCCGACGCACCGTGCTTCTGGAATCTGAAGGCGGCGTCGCGGAGCCAGAGGCGCCGCTGGAGGTTGCCGATGCTCCCTGCTGGGTGCTGTTGAGCAACACAGGCACGCTGGCCCGCACATCTGGCGCCGAGCCGCCAGGCAGAGACGGGCCCCGTGCCAGCCATGACTGCATCGTCAGCGCCGCCCGCGCGTCTACACGAGGGCACGTGGGACTAGTCACGTCAGACGGCTTCGTCCACCGGCTCCCGGTCATTGAACTGCCTGGGCTTCCCGCCACGGACGGCGCACCGACTCTGGCAGGAGGTGTCCCACTGGGCGCGTTGCTGGATCTGTCGGGGTCCTCGCGCCCGGTCGGGCTAGTCAGTTTGTCCGATGAATCGCTCGGACTCGCGCTAGCCACTCGCTCCGGCCTGATCAAGCGCGTCGCCCCCAACGGCCCCGCGAGCAAAGACCTGTGGGATGTCATCCGGCTGTCCGACGGCGATGACGTCGTGGGGGTCGCTGACGTGGGCTCGGACTCCGATGAGCTCGTGTTCGTGAGCACCAGCGGGCAACTGCTGCGGTTCCCTGCCCAATCCGTGCGGACGCAAGGTCGATCCGCCGCCGGGATGGCCGGAATCAAGCTGGGGCCAGGCGATCAGGTGGTGTTCTTCGGCGTCATTCCGGCGGGACAGGACCCCGTCGTCGCGTCTGTCTCGGGGACGAGCACGGTTCTGGCGGGGACCTCGCCAGGGCGCGCGAAGGTCACGCCCATGGACGCCTACCCGTCGAAGGGCCGCGGTACGGGTGGAGTGCGCTGCCACAAGTTCCGCTCCGACGAGGACACCTTGCTCAAGGCATGGGTTGGCCTGGGCCCGGTGCGAGCGGCAACAGCTTCCGGCGCCCCGATCGAGATGCCCGACATCGATCCGCGCAGGGACGGATCGGGGACGCTGCTGGATGAGGCGGTCGCGGACATCGGAGGATCCGTTTCGTGA